One window of Streptomyces sp. FIT100 genomic DNA carries:
- a CDS encoding type II toxin-antitoxin system death-on-curing family toxin → MHYLTLPELLNLAERLGASEVRDYGLLDSALARPQSSVFGQDAYPDVWQKAAALMESIARNHALVDGNKRLAWYATWVFLHMNGHPLDAGFDVDDAEQFVLDVCQGALDVPKIAAQLPRFAR, encoded by the coding sequence ATGCACTACCTCACGCTGCCCGAGTTGCTCAATCTCGCCGAGCGGCTCGGTGCCTCAGAGGTGCGGGACTACGGTCTGCTGGATTCGGCGCTCGCCCGCCCCCAATCGAGCGTGTTCGGCCAGGACGCGTATCCGGATGTGTGGCAGAAGGCGGCCGCACTGATGGAGTCGATCGCCCGCAATCACGCCCTCGTCGACGGCAACAAGCGCCTGGCCTGGTACGCCACCTGGGTCTTTCTGCACATGAACGGTCATCCGCTGGACGCGGGGTTCGACGTGGACGACGCCGAGCAGTTCGTCCTGGACGTCTGCCAGGGGGCGCTCGACGTGCCCAAGATCGCCGCGCAGCTGCCGCGGTTCGCGCGCTGA
- a CDS encoding Arc family DNA-binding protein, whose product MAGLNVRFSEEELDALRKRAEAEGRSMQSFAHDAVIRAINEHSRLFNEAAEHVLKVSEELNRRLA is encoded by the coding sequence ATGGCTGGTCTGAACGTGAGGTTCTCCGAGGAAGAGCTGGACGCCCTGCGCAAGCGTGCCGAGGCGGAGGGCCGCAGCATGCAGTCGTTCGCCCACGACGCGGTGATCAGGGCTATAAACGAACACTCCCGGCTGTTCAACGAGGCGGCCGAGCATGTGCTGAAGGTGAGTGAGGAGCTGAACCGGAGGCTCGCCTGA
- a CDS encoding MFS transporter, translated as MPSLRTHQADGDVERDAGVPGGVLGREHRSLSIGIVSVVLLIAFEATAVGTAMPVAARELRGVELYAFAFSAYFTTSLFGMVVAGQWADRRGPLGAIGAGIGAFAVGLVVAGTAGAMWPFIVGRAVQGLGGGLVIVALYVVVGRAYPERLRPKIMAAFAASWVVPSVVGPLAAGTVTEQLGWRWVFIGIPVLVVAPLALALPEIRRKASGPVDPGAPAPAFDTRRIRLALGISTGAALLQYAGQDLRWLSVLPAVAGAALLVPATLGLLPRGTYRAARGLPSVVLLRGVAAGSFIAAESFVPLMLVTQRGLSPTLAGLSLALGGATWALGSYVQSRPRVEPYRERLTVLGMVLVATAIAAAPSVLIASVPVWIVAAAWGWGCFGMGLVISSTSVLLLKLSAPEEQGANSAALQISDGLSNVLLLAAGGAAFAALGGGAVGGHAVSATGGSHPAAFTAVFLPMAGVALVGAWVATRLRAAPVAG; from the coding sequence ATGCCCTCTCTCCGCACACACCAGGCCGACGGCGACGTCGAAAGAGACGCCGGCGTGCCCGGCGGCGTCCTCGGCCGGGAGCATCGCTCTCTCAGTATCGGCATCGTGTCCGTCGTTCTGCTGATCGCGTTCGAGGCGACTGCCGTCGGGACGGCCATGCCGGTTGCCGCGCGGGAGCTGCGGGGGGTGGAGCTGTACGCGTTCGCGTTCTCGGCGTACTTCACGACGAGTCTCTTCGGGATGGTGGTGGCCGGCCAGTGGGCCGACCGGCGGGGGCCGCTGGGGGCTATCGGGGCCGGGATCGGGGCGTTCGCGGTGGGGCTGGTGGTCGCGGGGACGGCCGGGGCGATGTGGCCGTTCATCGTGGGGCGGGCCGTGCAGGGGCTGGGCGGCGGGCTGGTGATCGTGGCGTTGTACGTCGTGGTCGGCCGCGCCTATCCGGAGCGGCTGCGGCCGAAGATCATGGCCGCTTTCGCCGCGAGCTGGGTGGTGCCGTCCGTGGTGGGTCCGCTGGCGGCCGGGACCGTCACCGAACAGCTTGGATGGCGCTGGGTGTTCATCGGCATCCCCGTGCTGGTCGTCGCACCGCTCGCGCTCGCGCTGCCCGAGATACGGCGCAAGGCGTCCGGGCCGGTCGACCCGGGGGCGCCGGCCCCGGCGTTCGACACCCGGCGCATCCGGCTCGCGCTCGGGATATCGACCGGGGCCGCGCTGCTCCAGTACGCCGGCCAGGACCTGCGGTGGCTGTCGGTGCTCCCGGCCGTCGCGGGCGCGGCGCTGCTCGTGCCCGCCACGCTGGGGCTGCTGCCTCGGGGCACCTACCGGGCGGCCCGCGGTCTGCCCTCGGTCGTCCTGCTGCGCGGCGTCGCGGCCGGGTCCTTCATCGCTGCCGAGTCCTTCGTACCGCTGATGCTGGTCACCCAGCGCGGGCTGTCGCCGACGCTCGCGGGTCTGTCGCTCGCGCTGGGCGGGGCGACGTGGGCGCTCGGGTCGTACGTCCAGTCCCGGCCGCGCGTGGAGCCGTACCGGGAACGGCTCACCGTCCTCGGCATGGTGCTGGTCGCGACGGCGATCGCGGCCGCGCCGAGCGTGCTGATCGCGTCCGTGCCGGTGTGGATCGTGGCCGCCGCATGGGGGTGGGGCTGCTTCGGCATGGGCCTGGTGATCTCGTCCACGAGCGTGCTGCTGCTGAAGCTGTCGGCGCCGGAGGAACAGGGCGCGAACTCCGCCGCCCTCCAGATCTCCGACGGACTGTCGAACGTCCTGCTCCTTGCGGCGGGCGGCGCGGCGTTCGCCGCGCTCGGCGGAGGAGCGGTGGGCGGCCACGCGGTGTCGGCCACGGGCGGCTCCCACCCGGCCGCCTTCACCGCCGTCTTCCTGCCGATGGCGGGGGTGGCGCTGGTGGGGGCGTGGGTGGCGACGCGGCTGCGGGCGGCGCCGGTGGCCGGGTGA
- the mycP gene encoding type VII secretion-associated serine protease mycosin, whose translation MSKRNWMRASSFHMSRAHTSVAAALGLLLVGSAAIPAHADSIRSRQWHLDAMGADEIWKVSTGKGVTVAVVDSGVDATNGDLLGQVLKGKDLAPDEAGDERTDYDGHGTGMAGLIAGTGQSGGGDGAYGLAPGAKILPIRLPDAEWAGNTPAKIKEFNRIAPEAIRYAADEGAQVINISQKVLEGSPELTAAVKYALGKGSLIFAGTGNDGDDSPGYPASTPGVVGVGAIGKDLKKTDESQWGPQVDFAAPGEEMVAACGGATGICRTHGTSDATALASATAALIWSKHPEWTNNQVLRVMLNTVGAPTSGNKRNDYIGYGAVRPLRALKTPGDPGPADVYPLPDLAAAEPKSPSPEASKPGGGSESATDDKPTTAAQASGGDNTTLWIGIGIGAAVLVGAGIAVPVVRSRRG comes from the coding sequence ATGAGCAAGAGGAACTGGATGCGTGCCAGCAGCTTTCACATGAGCCGAGCCCACACCTCCGTTGCGGCGGCGCTTGGACTCTTGCTGGTCGGTTCTGCTGCCATTCCAGCACATGCCGACTCAATCCGGTCACGTCAGTGGCATCTCGACGCCATGGGTGCAGATGAGATCTGGAAGGTCAGTACCGGCAAGGGAGTGACCGTCGCCGTCGTCGACTCAGGTGTGGACGCTACGAATGGCGACCTCTTGGGCCAGGTGCTGAAGGGTAAGGACCTGGCTCCGGATGAAGCCGGTGACGAGCGCACTGACTATGACGGTCATGGCACAGGTATGGCGGGCCTCATCGCCGGTACGGGGCAGAGCGGTGGGGGAGATGGCGCATACGGTCTTGCGCCGGGGGCCAAGATCCTGCCGATCCGCCTTCCCGACGCGGAATGGGCAGGAAACACTCCAGCCAAGATCAAGGAATTCAACCGCATTGCTCCTGAAGCGATCAGATATGCCGCCGATGAGGGTGCCCAGGTCATCAACATCTCGCAGAAGGTGCTTGAGGGGTCGCCGGAGCTCACTGCAGCGGTGAAGTATGCCTTGGGCAAAGGCTCATTGATCTTTGCCGGTACGGGCAACGATGGAGACGACTCACCGGGCTACCCGGCCAGCACCCCCGGAGTCGTCGGAGTCGGCGCCATCGGCAAGGACCTGAAGAAGACGGACGAGTCCCAGTGGGGACCGCAAGTGGACTTCGCCGCCCCTGGGGAGGAGATGGTCGCAGCCTGTGGTGGTGCGACCGGCATCTGCAGGACCCACGGCACCAGCGACGCCACCGCCCTCGCCTCCGCCACCGCCGCCCTGATCTGGTCCAAGCACCCGGAGTGGACCAACAACCAGGTCCTCCGCGTCATGCTCAACACGGTCGGCGCCCCGACAAGCGGCAACAAGCGCAACGACTACATCGGTTACGGCGCCGTCCGCCCCCTCCGCGCCCTGAAGACCCCCGGCGACCCCGGTCCTGCCGACGTCTATCCGCTCCCGGACCTGGCAGCGGCTGAGCCCAAGTCGCCTTCTCCTGAGGCGTCCAAGCCAGGGGGCGGCTCGGAGTCGGCGACCGACGACAAGCCGACCACTGCGGCCCAGGCATCCGGTGGCGACAACACCACCCTCTGGATCGGCATCGGCATCGGCGCGGCTGTCCTCGTCGGTGCCGGAATCGCCGTACCCGTGGTCCGTTCCCGGCGTGGGTGA
- a CDS encoding WXG100 family type VII secretion target, which translates to MAQKDGGGGGGRTNFSSMSHEEMLEWLDQASSFQVQAASDRLAAASFELGEIAQQLKFRPERVEWKGEGQQAFIDWGASLASATQRLADYSDEASRWMSRASNAIAEAQSSIPRYTTKEQAQANLNAAASAPNDPDSRTIGPKAQAELAAFAEAKEKNRLEAAETMSRLGKNFEESSAQMRGLEVPTFQPPPKRFVPDDRGVDSGLNEQRSGGAGGAAGPAAAGSVAYASRGEVDSAPTSSAEKSAHSVSSLRPEQPASMEIDSVATLPPATAPVSGPADTRIPGGRPDSGLTLPPVVLPPALGGTSPVSGARPVGGMGPTLPGQGSSGTGSAGRMPRDGGIVGGRPVPPGSGKAMGGIPRGTVIGAEGTHGRMPMSGQGAGGVGGTSAGQSGLAGGRRLAGETGGIVGGRPAQPGRTSARPFTPGGSGLVRSTPHGEAGHGAGMAGRGAGTSRGQEPRRDAQGERPDYLTEDEETWQQTSRRVVPPVVD; encoded by the coding sequence ATGGCCCAGAAAGACGGCGGCGGTGGCGGGGGCAGGACCAACTTCTCCAGCATGTCCCACGAGGAGATGCTCGAGTGGCTCGACCAGGCCAGCAGTTTCCAAGTACAGGCAGCGTCCGACCGCTTGGCCGCGGCGTCGTTCGAGCTCGGCGAGATCGCTCAGCAACTGAAGTTCCGCCCCGAGCGGGTGGAGTGGAAGGGCGAGGGCCAGCAGGCGTTCATCGACTGGGGCGCGAGCCTCGCGAGCGCCACCCAGCGCCTGGCCGACTACAGCGACGAGGCGTCGCGGTGGATGAGCCGCGCGTCGAACGCCATCGCCGAGGCCCAGAGCTCGATCCCGCGCTACACGACCAAGGAACAGGCACAGGCGAACCTGAACGCGGCGGCGTCCGCGCCGAACGACCCGGACTCGCGGACGATCGGACCGAAGGCACAGGCCGAGCTGGCGGCTTTCGCGGAGGCGAAGGAGAAGAACCGCCTGGAAGCGGCCGAGACGATGAGTCGGCTCGGGAAGAACTTCGAGGAGTCGTCGGCGCAGATGCGAGGGTTGGAGGTGCCGACGTTTCAGCCGCCGCCGAAGCGGTTCGTTCCGGATGACAGGGGCGTTGACAGCGGACTGAACGAGCAGCGGTCCGGCGGCGCTGGTGGGGCAGCCGGACCAGCCGCGGCAGGGTCGGTTGCGTATGCCTCAAGGGGCGAAGTCGACTCCGCCCCGACAAGCAGCGCTGAAAAGTCGGCGCATTCCGTGAGCAGCCTTCGACCCGAGCAGCCCGCATCAATGGAGATCGACAGCGTGGCGACTCTCCCTCCGGCGACGGCTCCTGTGAGCGGTCCGGCCGATACTCGGATCCCCGGGGGACGACCAGACAGCGGTCTGACTCTGCCACCCGTGGTGCTGCCGCCTGCACTCGGTGGTACGAGCCCTGTGAGCGGAGCGCGGCCGGTCGGAGGCATGGGCCCGACCCTGCCCGGACAAGGATCGTCCGGTACAGGCTCCGCAGGCCGGATGCCGCGCGATGGTGGCATCGTGGGTGGGCGCCCCGTTCCGCCCGGATCCGGTAAGGCGATGGGCGGGATCCCTCGTGGCACCGTCATCGGTGCCGAGGGTACGCACGGCCGTATGCCGATGAGTGGTCAAGGCGCCGGCGGCGTGGGCGGAACGAGTGCAGGCCAGAGTGGCCTTGCCGGTGGTCGACGCCTCGCAGGCGAGACGGGTGGGATCGTCGGCGGACGTCCCGCCCAGCCAGGAAGGACGAGCGCTCGCCCGTTCACGCCTGGTGGTTCCGGCCTCGTGCGCTCAACTCCTCATGGTGAAGCAGGACACGGGGCCGGCATGGCGGGACGCGGTGCCGGGACATCACGTGGTCAGGAGCCGCGTCGTGACGCACAAGGCGAGCGTCCTGACTACCTCACCGAGGACGAGGAGACCTGGCAGCAGACCAGCCGCCGAGTCGTCCCTCCGGTCGTCGACTGA
- a CDS encoding xanthine dehydrogenase family protein molybdopterin-binding subunit, with protein sequence MSKDAATTLTTPQAGDGTQQDPRQEPPTHGLGASLPQADARAKTEGTFPYASDLWAEGLLWAAILRSPHPHARITSLDTSGATDMPGVHAVITHEDVPGDTAYGRRIADRPVFASETVRHHGEAIAAVAADHPDTARLAAAAITVEYEVLEPVTDPEKAFAADPLHPDGNLIRHIPLSFGDPEAAGETVVEGLYRIGRQDPAPIGAEAGLAVPRPDGGVELYTASTDPHTDRDLAAACFGLPPEQVKVVVTGVPGATGDREDPGFQIPLGLLALRTGCPVKLTATREESFLGHAHRHPTLLRYRHHADADGRLVKVEAQILLDAGAYADASSESLAAAVAFACGPYVVPHAFIEGWAVRTNNPPSGHVRGEGAMQVCAAYEAQMDKLAAKLGLDPVELRLRNALATGDILPTGQTVTCPAPVAELLAAVRDFPLPDLPMDTPEEAWLLPGGPEGAGEPGAVRRGVGYALGMVHMLGAEGADEVATATVRVRDGVATVICAAVETGQGFSTLARQVVQETLGIDEVHVAPVDTDQPPAGPAAHGRHTWVSGGAVERAAKMVRTQLLQPLAHKFGMSTELLQITDGKITSYDGVLSTTVTEAMDGKELWATAQCRPHPTEPLDDHGQGDAFVGLAFCAIRAVVDVDIELGSVRVVEVAVAQDVGRVLNPAQLAARIEAGITQGVGTALTENLRTARGLVRHPDLTGYALPTSLDAPDIRIVKLVEERDVVAPFGAKAASAVPVVTTPSAIASAVRAATGRPVNRLPIRPQAAVAVPSNS encoded by the coding sequence GTGAGCAAGGACGCGGCCACCACCCTGACGACGCCCCAGGCGGGCGACGGCACCCAGCAGGACCCCCGGCAGGAGCCGCCCACCCACGGCCTCGGCGCATCGCTCCCGCAGGCCGACGCCCGCGCCAAGACCGAGGGCACCTTCCCCTACGCCTCCGACCTGTGGGCCGAGGGCCTGCTGTGGGCGGCGATCCTGCGCTCTCCGCACCCCCACGCCCGTATCACCTCCCTCGACACCAGCGGCGCCACCGACATGCCGGGCGTGCACGCGGTCATCACGCACGAGGACGTCCCGGGCGACACCGCGTACGGCCGGCGGATCGCCGACCGGCCCGTCTTCGCCTCCGAGACCGTCCGCCACCACGGCGAGGCCATCGCCGCCGTCGCGGCCGACCACCCCGACACGGCCCGGCTCGCCGCCGCCGCGATCACCGTCGAGTACGAGGTGCTCGAACCGGTCACCGACCCCGAGAAGGCGTTCGCCGCCGACCCCCTGCACCCCGACGGCAACCTGATCCGGCACATCCCGCTCAGCTTCGGCGACCCCGAGGCGGCAGGCGAGACGGTCGTCGAAGGGCTGTACCGGATCGGCCGCCAGGACCCGGCCCCCATCGGCGCCGAGGCGGGCCTCGCCGTCCCGCGCCCCGACGGCGGCGTCGAGCTGTACACCGCGTCCACCGACCCCCACACCGACCGCGACCTGGCCGCCGCCTGCTTCGGACTGCCGCCGGAGCAGGTGAAGGTGGTCGTCACCGGCGTCCCCGGCGCGACGGGCGACCGCGAGGACCCCGGCTTCCAGATCCCCCTCGGCCTGCTGGCGCTGAGAACCGGCTGCCCGGTCAAGCTCACGGCCACCCGCGAGGAGTCCTTCCTCGGCCACGCCCACCGCCACCCCACCCTGCTCCGCTACCGCCACCACGCGGACGCCGACGGCCGCCTGGTGAAGGTGGAGGCCCAGATCCTGCTGGACGCGGGCGCGTACGCCGACGCCTCCTCGGAGTCGCTCGCCGCGGCCGTCGCCTTCGCCTGCGGCCCGTACGTCGTCCCGCACGCCTTCATCGAGGGCTGGGCCGTCCGCACCAACAACCCGCCCTCCGGCCATGTGCGCGGCGAGGGCGCGATGCAGGTGTGCGCCGCGTACGAGGCCCAGATGGACAAGCTCGCCGCGAAACTGGGCCTCGACCCCGTCGAGCTCCGCCTCCGCAACGCCCTCGCGACCGGCGACATCCTGCCCACCGGCCAGACCGTCACCTGCCCCGCCCCGGTGGCCGAACTGCTCGCCGCCGTACGGGACTTCCCCCTCCCGGACCTCCCCATGGACACCCCCGAGGAAGCCTGGCTCCTCCCCGGCGGCCCCGAAGGCGCGGGCGAACCGGGCGCGGTGCGCCGCGGCGTCGGCTACGCGCTCGGCATGGTCCACATGCTAGGCGCCGAGGGCGCCGACGAGGTCGCCACCGCGACCGTCAGGGTCCGGGACGGCGTCGCGACGGTCATCTGCGCGGCCGTCGAGACCGGCCAGGGCTTCTCCACCCTCGCCCGCCAGGTCGTCCAGGAGACCCTGGGCATCGACGAGGTCCACGTCGCCCCGGTCGACACCGACCAGCCCCCGGCGGGCCCGGCCGCGCACGGCCGCCACACCTGGGTCTCGGGCGGAGCGGTGGAGCGCGCGGCCAAGATGGTCCGCACGCAGCTTCTGCAGCCGCTGGCCCACAAGTTCGGCATGTCCACCGAGCTGCTCCAGATCACCGACGGCAAGATCACCTCGTACGACGGCGTCCTGTCCACCACGGTCACCGAGGCCATGGACGGCAAGGAACTCTGGGCCACCGCCCAGTGCCGCCCCCACCCCACCGAACCCCTCGACGACCACGGCCAGGGCGACGCCTTCGTCGGCCTCGCCTTCTGCGCGATCCGCGCGGTCGTCGACGTCGACATCGAACTCGGCTCCGTCCGCGTCGTCGAGGTCGCCGTCGCCCAGGACGTCGGCCGCGTCCTCAACCCCGCCCAGCTGGCGGCCCGTATCGAGGCCGGCATCACCCAGGGCGTCGGCACGGCCCTCACCGAGAACCTCCGCACCGCCCGCGGCCTCGTCCGCCACCCCGACCTGACCGGCTACGCCCTCCCCACCTCCCTCGACGCCCCCGACATCCGCATCGTCAAACTCGTCGAGGAACGTGACGTGGTGGCCCCCTTCGGCGCCAAGGCCGCCAGCGCGGTCCCGGTCGTCACCACCCCGTCCGCCATCGCCTCCGCGGTCCGCGCGGCCACGGGCCGCCCGGTCAACCGCCTCCCGATCCGGCCGCAGGCGGCGGTGGCGGTTCCGTCCAACTCGTAA
- a CDS encoding 2Fe-2S iron-sulfur cluster-binding protein — MSTEENGPAPSRQQYEGGWQPIPQGEYDADATAFVQLPPDGALDTPLAAPGHGYVPPQFTPHAQQAPGAGTDPAAVGSWTVPPQHEPVPEPAGQQDQDPHATGHWSFPEAEAAAGGPSELTGQWTIPVAQGDLPDESGEFTTSVLASQWGGGAPPATLPGGAPAPWATAPETPEPPAEPSAPPAYPATLPGGAPAPWATAPETPEPAPVPVPVPVPDEPAGAGSPEAAAGPEAVVPEQAAGPEAAEADAGEAAGPEEPAAPTARAVNDEHPHTSYVLRVNGADRPVTDAWVGESLLYVLRERLGLAGAKDGCSQGECGACNVQVDGRLVASCLVPAATAAGSEVRTVEGLATDGEPSDVQRALAKCGAVQCGYCIPGMAMTVHDLLEGNHAPTELETRQALCGNLCRCSGYRGVLEAVREVVTEREASAAAAAAAAESDDEQTAEQARIPHQAPPGAGSVQPHPHDGGMA; from the coding sequence GTGAGCACCGAAGAGAACGGCCCGGCCCCTTCGCGGCAGCAGTACGAGGGCGGCTGGCAGCCCATCCCGCAGGGCGAGTACGACGCCGACGCCACGGCCTTCGTCCAGCTGCCCCCGGACGGCGCCCTGGACACACCGCTCGCGGCACCCGGCCACGGGTACGTACCGCCGCAGTTCACGCCGCACGCCCAGCAGGCTCCGGGTGCGGGCACGGACCCGGCGGCGGTGGGCTCCTGGACGGTGCCGCCGCAGCACGAGCCAGTGCCCGAGCCTGCCGGGCAGCAGGACCAGGACCCGCACGCCACGGGTCACTGGAGCTTCCCCGAGGCCGAAGCGGCGGCCGGCGGGCCGAGCGAGCTGACCGGCCAGTGGACGATCCCGGTGGCCCAGGGGGATCTTCCGGACGAGTCGGGCGAGTTCACGACATCGGTGCTGGCCTCCCAGTGGGGCGGCGGCGCCCCTCCGGCCACGCTGCCGGGCGGCGCGCCGGCGCCCTGGGCGACGGCGCCCGAGACCCCGGAACCGCCCGCGGAGCCCTCCGCTCCGCCGGCCTACCCGGCGACGCTGCCCGGCGGGGCGCCCGCGCCCTGGGCGACGGCGCCCGAGACGCCCGAACCGGCGCCGGTGCCTGTGCCGGTGCCGGTGCCGGACGAGCCTGCCGGGGCGGGGTCGCCCGAGGCCGCCGCCGGACCGGAAGCGGTCGTACCGGAACAGGCCGCCGGTCCCGAGGCGGCCGAGGCCGACGCCGGGGAAGCGGCCGGGCCCGAGGAGCCCGCCGCACCCACCGCCCGCGCCGTCAACGACGAGCACCCCCACACCTCGTACGTCCTCCGCGTGAACGGAGCGGACCGCCCCGTCACGGACGCCTGGGTCGGCGAGTCCCTCCTCTACGTGCTGCGCGAGCGCCTCGGCCTCGCCGGCGCCAAGGACGGCTGCTCGCAGGGCGAGTGCGGCGCGTGCAACGTCCAGGTCGACGGCCGCCTCGTCGCCTCCTGCCTCGTACCCGCCGCCACGGCGGCCGGCTCCGAGGTCCGCACCGTCGAGGGCCTCGCCACCGACGGCGAGCCCTCCGACGTCCAGCGCGCCCTCGCCAAGTGCGGCGCCGTCCAGTGCGGCTACTGCATCCCGGGCATGGCCATGACCGTCCACGACCTGCTGGAGGGCAACCACGCCCCCACGGAGCTGGAGACCCGCCAGGCGCTCTGCGGCAACCTGTGCCGCTGCTCCGGATACCGCGGCGTTCTCGAAGCCGTGCGCGAGGTCGTCACCGAGCGCGAGGCGAGCGCCGCGGCGGCGGCAGCGGCGGCCGAGTCCGACGACGAGCAGACCGCCGAGCAGGCCCGTATCCCGCACCAGGCGCCCCCGGGTGCGGGTAGTGTGCAGCCCCACCCGCACGACGGAGGCATGGCGTGA
- a CDS encoding xanthine dehydrogenase family protein subunit M has translation MTTHAPQAAQSVTLPVSLDEAVAALTAMPAAVPVAGGTDLMAAVNKGRLRPAGLVGLGRINEIRGWQYQDGHALLGAGLTHARMGRPDFAALIPALAASARAAGPPQIRNAGTLGGNIATAAPTGDTLPVLAALEADLVIAGPGGARREIPVSHLLAGREMLGPAELIGFVRVPLLHAPQVFLKATGRTGPGRATASVAVVLDPARRGVRCAVGAIAPMPLRPLEAERWIASLIDWDGERGLAAEALAAFGEYVAAACIPDPQGDDQMPPAIQHLRRTVAALARRALGRALS, from the coding sequence TTGACCACGCACGCACCGCAGGCGGCGCAGTCCGTGACGCTGCCGGTCTCGCTCGATGAGGCCGTGGCGGCGCTCACCGCCATGCCCGCCGCCGTGCCGGTCGCGGGCGGTACGGACCTGATGGCGGCCGTCAACAAGGGCCGGCTGCGGCCCGCCGGCCTCGTCGGTCTCGGCCGTATCAACGAGATCCGCGGCTGGCAGTACCAGGACGGCCACGCACTGCTCGGCGCCGGTCTCACCCACGCCCGGATGGGCCGCCCCGACTTCGCCGCGCTCATCCCCGCCCTCGCCGCCTCCGCGCGCGCCGCCGGCCCCCCGCAGATCCGCAACGCGGGCACCCTCGGCGGCAATATCGCCACCGCCGCCCCCACCGGCGACACCCTGCCCGTGCTCGCCGCCCTGGAGGCGGACCTGGTCATCGCGGGCCCGGGCGGCGCCCGCCGCGAGATCCCCGTCTCCCATCTGCTCGCGGGCCGCGAGATGCTCGGCCCGGCCGAGCTGATCGGCTTCGTCCGCGTACCGCTCCTGCACGCCCCGCAGGTCTTCCTCAAGGCCACCGGCCGCACCGGCCCCGGCCGCGCGACGGCGTCCGTCGCCGTCGTCCTCGACCCGGCCAGACGCGGGGTGCGCTGCGCGGTCGGCGCGATCGCCCCCATGCCGCTGCGCCCGCTGGAGGCCGAGCGGTGGATCGCCTCGCTGATCGACTGGGACGGCGAGCGCGGCCTCGCGGCCGAGGCGCTCGCGGCGTTCGGGGAGTATGTGGCCGCTGCCTGCATCCCGGATCCGCAGGGCGACGATCAGATGCCGCCCGCGATCCAGCACCTGCGGCGCACGGTCGCCGCGCTGGCCCGACGAGCACTGGGGAGGGCGCTGTCGTGA